The Nitrosopumilus cobalaminigenes genome contains a region encoding:
- a CDS encoding VTT domain-containing protein has translation MDFVDIFPFAPDVGYSLLALVNFFGSLVPFVPLPGFLLLATMSVGNQYDLHILALVSAITATVAKQIIFYVSYGGRRIINEKTRKRMRPFERLIKRYGAGAAFFAAATPIPDDLVYVPLGLAKYNPKRFFVATLTGKIVLSYSIVFISHNLGLSLVEPFLENVDDATPVYIGIIIFGVMMTAVVVLLLRLDWARILGKFAPWTLDENNKD, from the coding sequence GTGGATTTTGTTGACATATTTCCATTTGCACCAGATGTAGGTTACTCTTTACTGGCTTTAGTCAATTTCTTTGGTTCCCTTGTACCCTTTGTTCCATTACCTGGATTTTTACTTCTTGCTACAATGTCTGTAGGAAATCAATACGACTTGCACATTTTAGCATTAGTTTCTGCAATAACTGCAACTGTTGCTAAACAAATTATTTTCTATGTTAGTTATGGCGGAAGAAGAATAATCAATGAAAAAACTCGAAAACGAATGAGACCCTTTGAAAGATTGATCAAAAGATATGGTGCAGGTGCTGCCTTTTTTGCAGCTGCCACTCCGATTCCTGATGATTTAGTATATGTCCCCTTGGGATTGGCAAAATATAATCCCAAAAGATTTTTTGTTGCAACACTTACTGGAAAAATTGTACTAAGCTATTCCATTGTATTTATCTCTCATAATTTGGGATTATCTTTAGTAGAACCTTTTCTTGAAAATGTTGATGATGCAACACCTGTTTACATTGGAATAATTATTTTTGGTGTAATGATGACTGCAGTAGTTGTATTGTTATTGAGATTGGATTGGGCAAGAATTCTTGGAAAATTTGCTCCTTGGACTTTGGATGAAAACAATAAAGATTAA
- the ilvB gene encoding biosynthetic-type acetolactate synthase large subunit, with the protein MNKMENMTGAKALMTAMEKEGVKQVFGLPGGANLPMYDEFNRCDIRHILVRHEQSAAHMADGFGRVSRKPGVCFATSGPGATNILTGIATAQADSAPMVAVTGQVSVNMIGKDAFQESDIIGMANPVVKYAFQPRSASEVPEVVKKGFFIAETGRPGPVLIDVPKDVQTNEEPMNFPDEFKIQGYHPWADPDIVNVEKAIDMLLHAEKPIILAGGGVIISSAFAELQSIAEALMLPVVTTFKGKGAFPETHPLSLGPIGMHGHAEANKMMAEADCVLAIGTRFSDRSVGTFEAFEKRLKIIHMDVDPAEIGKNQNAQIAVIGDVRVNLRVMVKILLQKAIRKSEETPWFKHVQETKAYWKENLKLHPGEMGAAKLLRKLRELLPKESIVTTEVGQHQMWASLFYDVIQPGTFFSSTGLGTMGWGFPAAIGAKVAKPDVPVVDIAGDGSFSMTENSLATAVLEDIPVIVFLLNNSSLGMVAQWQRTFYDRRMTGVEQHSCPDYVKLAQSYGAQGIRAQSMDELDKAIKDALSSDVATVIDIPIDPEEDVLPFVAPGTSLSDMILPS; encoded by the coding sequence ATGAATAAAATGGAAAATATGACAGGTGCAAAGGCCTTGATGACGGCTATGGAAAAAGAAGGCGTCAAACAAGTATTTGGATTACCTGGAGGTGCAAATCTTCCAATGTATGATGAATTTAATCGATGTGATATTAGACACATCTTGGTAAGACATGAACAATCAGCAGCTCATATGGCTGATGGTTTTGGTAGAGTGAGTAGAAAACCTGGTGTATGCTTTGCAACGTCAGGTCCTGGCGCAACTAACATCTTAACTGGAATTGCAACTGCACAAGCTGATTCTGCACCAATGGTGGCAGTAACTGGACAAGTATCTGTAAACATGATTGGTAAAGATGCATTTCAAGAAAGTGATATTATTGGTATGGCCAACCCTGTTGTAAAATATGCATTTCAACCACGAAGCGCTAGCGAAGTTCCTGAAGTTGTAAAAAAAGGATTCTTTATTGCTGAAACTGGAAGACCTGGACCTGTATTGATTGATGTTCCAAAAGATGTACAAACAAATGAAGAACCAATGAATTTCCCAGACGAATTTAAAATTCAAGGATATCATCCATGGGCTGATCCTGATATTGTTAATGTTGAAAAAGCAATAGACATGTTACTTCATGCAGAAAAACCAATCATCTTAGCTGGTGGTGGTGTAATTATTTCATCTGCATTTGCTGAATTACAATCAATTGCAGAAGCTCTCATGCTTCCTGTTGTTACAACTTTCAAAGGTAAGGGTGCATTTCCTGAAACACATCCTTTGTCATTAGGTCCAATAGGAATGCATGGACATGCAGAAGCTAATAAAATGATGGCTGAAGCTGATTGTGTTTTGGCTATTGGAACTAGATTTTCTGATAGATCTGTTGGAACCTTTGAGGCATTTGAAAAACGATTAAAGATTATTCATATGGATGTTGATCCTGCAGAAATAGGTAAAAATCAAAATGCGCAAATTGCAGTAATTGGAGATGTACGTGTAAATCTTAGAGTAATGGTTAAGATACTTTTGCAAAAAGCAATTAGAAAATCAGAAGAAACTCCTTGGTTTAAACATGTACAAGAAACTAAAGCATACTGGAAAGAAAACTTGAAACTTCATCCGGGTGAGATGGGTGCTGCTAAACTTTTACGAAAATTACGTGAATTATTACCAAAAGAATCTATTGTTACCACTGAAGTAGGTCAACACCAAATGTGGGCATCATTGTTTTATGATGTAATACAACCTGGTACTTTCTTTAGTTCTACTGGACTTGGAACCATGGGTTGGGGTTTTCCAGCTGCAATAGGTGCTAAAGTAGCAAAACCTGATGTTCCTGTTGTAGATATTGCAGGTGATGGTAGTTTTAGTATGACTGAAAATTCTCTTGCAACTGCAGTGTTGGAAGATATCCCTGTAATCGTATTTCTTTTGAACAACTCTTCATTGGGTATGGTAGCTCAATGGCAAAGAACTTTCTATGATAGAAGAATGACTGGTGTAGAACAACACAGTTGTCCTGATTATGTTAAATTAGCACAGTCTTATGGTGCTCAAGGAATTAGAGCACAATCTATGGATGAACTTGATAAAGCTATCAAAGATGCATTGAGCAGTGATGTGGCAACTGTAATTGACATTCCAATTGATCCTGAAGAAGATGTCTTGCCATTTGTAGCTCCTGGAACTTCATTATCGGATATGATTTTACCCTCTTAG
- a CDS encoding DNA-3-methyladenine glycosylase, producing the protein MNILPREFYSKDTVTVARNLLGKKIVRKIGRIEISGIITETEAYRHKDDPASHAFSKMTDRNKIMFGEIGSAYVYFTYGMYFCFNIVAKTPKIAAGAVLIRAIEPLKGIEIMQKNRGSVNLKNLTNGPAKLAQALDITKEHYGIDLTKKSEIYIAQGIKPKEIIASPRIGISKAADKLWNFKIKV; encoded by the coding sequence TTGAATATACTACCTAGAGAATTTTATTCAAAAGATACAGTTACTGTAGCAAGAAATCTTTTGGGGAAAAAAATTGTTAGAAAAATTGGAAGAATAGAAATTTCAGGAATCATAACAGAGACAGAGGCATATAGGCACAAAGATGATCCAGCTAGTCATGCATTTAGTAAAATGACAGATAGAAACAAGATAATGTTTGGAGAAATAGGTTCAGCCTATGTTTATTTTACCTATGGAATGTATTTTTGCTTTAACATAGTAGCCAAAACTCCCAAAATTGCTGCAGGAGCGGTTCTAATTCGTGCAATTGAGCCTCTAAAAGGAATAGAAATTATGCAAAAAAATAGAGGAAGTGTAAATTTGAAAAATCTCACCAATGGGCCAGCAAAACTAGCTCAAGCATTAGACATCACAAAAGAACATTATGGAATAGATTTAACAAAAAAATCAGAGATATATATTGCTCAAGGAATAAAACCTAAAGAAATTATTGCATCGCCTAGAATAGGAATTTCAAAAGCAGCAGACAAGTTATGGAATTTTAAAATTAAAGTTTAA
- a CDS encoding uracil-DNA glycosylase, which translates to MKQKLESIKQNVIECTKCELCKTRTNSVPGKGNFKSDVIFVGEAPGKNEDKNGEPFIGVAGKKLSAALEGAGILREQVYITNIVKCRPPKNRVPTTIERETCQDYLKQEISIIKPKIICVLGNTAFNSLLGGSEITKFRGKLVRKDNQLYFLTVHPAATIYNQELIKVLGKDIVKLFDLVTELKNKKKVKIDIEYTT; encoded by the coding sequence ATGAAACAAAAATTAGAAAGTATTAAACAAAATGTAATAGAATGTACAAAGTGTGAACTTTGTAAAACTAGAACAAATTCAGTTCCAGGTAAAGGAAATTTCAAGTCAGATGTAATATTTGTTGGAGAAGCTCCAGGAAAAAATGAAGATAAAAATGGAGAGCCATTCATAGGGGTTGCAGGTAAAAAATTATCAGCAGCACTAGAAGGGGCAGGAATTTTAAGAGAACAGGTATACATTACAAACATAGTAAAATGCAGACCCCCAAAAAATAGAGTTCCAACAACTATAGAGAGAGAAACATGTCAAGATTATTTAAAACAAGAAATATCAATTATAAAACCAAAAATTATTTGTGTTTTAGGAAATACTGCATTTAATTCTCTATTAGGAGGTTCCGAGATTACAAAGTTCAGAGGCAAATTGGTTCGAAAAGACAATCAATTGTATTTTTTAACTGTTCATCCAGCAGCAACAATTTACAATCAAGAATTAATCAAAGTATTGGGAAAGGATATTGTCAAACTATTTGATTTAGTGACAGAATTAAAAAATAAGAAAAAAGTAAAAATTGACATTGAATATACTACCTAG
- a CDS encoding transcription elongation factor NusA yields the protein MKLPICGFDAKNSILCPQCESKVESGELTKADVEASMNLAKIGKSNKEIENFTLFSCKEFDGNFVLSLAKNDIMIIRQSRTLYRTLQDQFKGKIWLVEADETDKRFIEDLFFPTKILSINAVWAPGGVQKTKAVVSGKWTPKFPIDTEKVVQIVRNARNLDIEIEFEDKR from the coding sequence ATGAAATTACCTATTTGTGGCTTTGATGCAAAAAATTCAATCCTATGTCCCCAATGTGAAAGTAAGGTAGAATCAGGGGAATTAACAAAGGCAGATGTAGAAGCATCAATGAATCTTGCAAAAATCGGGAAATCAAATAAAGAAATTGAAAATTTTACTCTATTTTCCTGTAAAGAATTTGATGGGAATTTTGTATTATCTTTAGCAAAAAACGACATCATGATAATTAGGCAAAGCAGGACGCTATATCGAACATTGCAAGATCAATTCAAAGGAAAAATTTGGCTAGTCGAGGCAGACGAAACAGACAAGCGATTCATAGAGGACTTGTTTTTTCCAACAAAAATCCTATCAATTAATGCTGTCTGGGCTCCAGGCGGCGTTCAAAAAACAAAAGCAGTGGTATCAGGTAAATGGACTCCAAAATTTCCAATTGATACTGAAAAAGTTGTTCAAATAGTCAGAAATGCCCGAAACCTTGACATTGAGATAGAATTTGAGGATAAAAGATAG
- the ilvN gene encoding acetolactate synthase small subunit, with protein MWAILSILVENKPGILFKVTHLFRARNFNIDSISVGTTENPDYSKMTITTYGDEKQITQIVKQLDKMIDTVKVERLDEHKTVFRELSLFKIKLSNANDSMEVNKLANAYGGKVHDVKKDSLMVELTATPDQIKAFEELAKPFGILDVARTGVAALQRSGA; from the coding sequence ATGTGGGCTATTCTTTCTATTTTAGTTGAAAACAAACCTGGAATCTTGTTTAAGGTAACTCATCTTTTTAGAGCAAGAAATTTCAATATTGATAGTATTTCTGTAGGGACTACTGAGAATCCTGACTATTCAAAAATGACTATTACAACATACGGTGATGAAAAACAGATCACCCAGATAGTCAAACAACTCGATAAAATGATTGATACTGTTAAAGTTGAGCGCTTAGATGAGCACAAAACTGTATTTCGAGAACTTAGTCTTTTTAAGATAAAACTTAGTAATGCTAATGATAGTATGGAGGTAAATAAATTAGCAAATGCATATGGCGGAAAGGTTCATGATGTTAAAAAAGACTCACTCATGGTAGAGTTAACTGCAACACCTGATCAAATCAAAGCATTTGAAGAATTAGCAAAACCATTTGGAATCTTAGATGTTGCACGAACTGGTGTTGCTGCATTACAGAGAAGTGGTGCCTGA
- a CDS encoding isocitrate/isopropylmalate dehydrogenase family protein — translation MYKISLITGDGIGPELSESAVSVLNTIHDKLDLKFDITKLSAGDKALSETGKALPDETVQTIKQSDVCLKAPVGESAADVIVVLRRMLDLYANIRPAKSYPHMPALRDDIDMVIVRENTEDLYTGKEFSLGDSSVALRIISEAASKRIAKYAFETAKQRDSMRKVTCVHKSNVMRVTDGMFAKACTDVSKDYPDISFEQMYVDACAMNLIRQPEQFDVVVTTNLFGDILSDESSQVVGGLGMAPAANIGDKFALFEPVHGAAFDIAGQNIANPSSFLLSIKMMFDWLGKKHNDSKCIEVGQKLESTIFDLVKSGVKTKDIGGDKSTSEFTKQITDNL, via the coding sequence ATGTATAAAATTTCATTAATCACTGGTGATGGTATCGGCCCTGAATTATCCGAATCTGCAGTATCTGTTTTGAATACAATTCATGACAAACTTGATTTGAAATTTGATATTACGAAATTATCTGCCGGCGACAAGGCATTATCTGAAACTGGAAAGGCACTTCCTGATGAAACAGTTCAAACCATCAAGCAATCTGATGTTTGTCTAAAGGCTCCAGTTGGTGAAAGCGCCGCTGATGTAATTGTGGTTTTGAGACGAATGTTAGATCTTTATGCCAATATTCGACCTGCAAAATCATATCCACACATGCCCGCATTACGTGATGATATTGATATGGTGATTGTTAGAGAAAACACTGAGGATCTTTACACTGGAAAAGAATTTAGTTTAGGTGATTCTTCTGTTGCTCTAAGAATAATTTCAGAAGCTGCTTCTAAAAGAATAGCAAAATATGCATTTGAAACTGCAAAACAAAGAGATTCTATGAGAAAAGTAACTTGTGTTCATAAATCAAATGTAATGCGAGTAACAGATGGTATGTTTGCCAAAGCATGCACTGATGTTTCTAAAGATTATCCTGATATTTCATTTGAGCAAATGTATGTGGATGCATGTGCGATGAACTTAATTCGTCAACCAGAACAATTTGATGTTGTTGTAACTACAAACTTGTTTGGAGATATTTTATCTGATGAATCCTCTCAAGTGGTTGGTGGTTTAGGTATGGCCCCTGCTGCAAACATTGGAGACAAATTTGCATTATTTGAACCCGTTCATGGTGCAGCATTTGATATTGCAGGGCAAAATATTGCAAATCCTTCATCCTTCTTACTTTCTATAAAAATGATGTTTGACTGGTTAGGAAAAAAACACAATGACTCAAAATGTATTGAAGTGGGTCAAAAGTTGGAATCTACCATATTTGATTTAGTAAAATCTGGAGTTAAGACTAAAGACATTGGTGGTGATAAAAGTACTTCAGAATTTACAAAACAAATTACTGATAATCTCTAA
- a CDS encoding 2-isopropylmalate synthase, giving the protein MVNVRIFDTTLRDGEQTLGVSLSPDQKLAIAKKLDELGVDAIEAGFPVISEGESQAVKMITSEGLSCEIAGLTRTIKKDIDAAVDAGLNYVHTFIATSDIHLEHKLQMTRDQALEKAIEAVEYGKSRGLQVEFSAEDASRTDREFLKKVFGDVAKAGADRVNIPDTVGYSTPEYMAEITRDTIEATKLPVSVHCHNDFGLAVANALSGIHAGAACAHVTINGIGERAGNASLEEFSMALKCLPYEQNYETNIKSELIYDTSRFISKTVGIIVQPNKAIVGANAFGHESGIHTHGVLNNPLTYEPISPELVGRKRWLKVGKHAGVHGMNAMLEEYGVKPTEEQAKQILEKVKVLGDQGKQVTDVELLSMASEVLGEKELKRIVQLTGFSVSTGIGTMPYAFVKLNVDGQDHIGTDYGVGPVDAALNAIQKITGKISEIRIKDYGLASISGGSGALCEVTVKVEDPLGNKVSAKSVGEDIVTTSVKAVIDAINRIMLKKMLSEKQVN; this is encoded by the coding sequence ATGGTAAATGTCAGAATTTTTGATACAACATTAAGAGATGGAGAACAAACTCTCGGTGTATCATTATCACCAGATCAAAAATTAGCAATTGCAAAAAAACTTGACGAATTAGGTGTTGATGCTATTGAAGCAGGATTCCCTGTAATTTCTGAAGGTGAGTCCCAAGCTGTCAAAATGATAACATCTGAAGGATTATCTTGTGAAATTGCGGGATTAACTAGAACCATAAAAAAAGACATTGATGCAGCAGTTGATGCAGGATTAAATTATGTTCACACGTTTATTGCAACTTCTGACATTCACTTGGAACACAAGCTCCAAATGACTAGAGACCAAGCACTTGAAAAAGCAATTGAAGCAGTAGAATATGGAAAATCACGTGGATTGCAAGTAGAATTTTCAGCTGAAGATGCATCTAGAACTGACAGAGAATTTTTGAAAAAAGTTTTCGGCGATGTTGCAAAAGCAGGAGCTGACCGAGTTAACATTCCTGATACTGTGGGCTATTCTACTCCTGAATATATGGCTGAAATTACAAGAGATACAATTGAAGCTACGAAACTCCCAGTAAGTGTACATTGTCACAATGATTTTGGATTGGCCGTTGCAAATGCTTTGTCTGGAATTCATGCAGGGGCTGCATGTGCACATGTAACAATTAATGGAATTGGTGAAAGGGCAGGAAATGCTTCATTGGAAGAATTTTCTATGGCTCTCAAATGTTTGCCTTATGAGCAAAATTATGAAACTAATATCAAATCTGAATTAATCTATGACACATCAAGATTCATCTCAAAAACTGTTGGTATCATTGTACAACCCAATAAAGCAATAGTTGGGGCAAATGCATTTGGACATGAATCTGGAATTCATACACATGGTGTGTTGAATAATCCTCTTACTTACGAACCAATTAGTCCTGAATTAGTTGGAAGAAAAAGATGGCTCAAGGTTGGAAAACATGCTGGAGTTCATGGAATGAATGCAATGTTGGAAGAATATGGTGTAAAGCCAACTGAAGAACAAGCAAAACAAATTTTGGAAAAAGTAAAAGTTCTTGGTGATCAGGGAAAACAAGTTACTGATGTAGAATTATTATCAATGGCTAGTGAGGTTTTAGGTGAAAAAGAACTCAAAAGAATAGTCCAATTAACAGGTTTTTCAGTTTCTACTGGAATTGGAACAATGCCTTATGCATTTGTGAAATTAAATGTAGATGGTCAAGATCATATTGGAACTGATTATGGAGTTGGTCCCGTAGATGCCGCATTAAACGCAATTCAAAAAATTACTGGAAAGATTTCAGAAATTAGAATTAAAGACTATGGTTTGGCATCTATTTCTGGTGGTTCTGGAGCATTGTGTGAAGTTACAGTAAAAGTTGAGGATCCTTTAGGAAACAAGGTTTCAGCAAAATCTGTTGGTGAAGATATTGTAACTACTTCTGTAAAAGCAGTAATTGACGCAATCAATAGAATCATGCTCAAAAAGATGCTTAGTGAAAAACAGGTTAACTAA
- a CDS encoding ABC transporter ATP-binding protein: protein MTFLIVNGLSSRYSSSKGPVYAVDDVDFELNPGESIGIAGESACGKSTLGLSLIRMLSGGTAQGTITFDGDSILDMDESVFNDEYRWKKISMIFQGAMNSLDPVFTINEQFIEVLKQHNFEGDSKQLILDAMNSVHLEEHVLKKYPHELSGGMKQRVIIAMALLLKPKFVIADEPTTALDVLIQAQIINLLKSLKKDGMSIMLITHDLAVLSEIADKIGIMYGGQMVEFGSSEEIYKNPKHPYTQGLLESIPTLKGNIPKYIKGIPPSLLDAPTQCRFIDRCPLAIEKCKELPPKFKTKTGYVRCWLYEDEK, encoded by the coding sequence ATGACTTTTCTAATTGTAAATGGATTATCTTCTAGATATTCTTCATCTAAGGGACCTGTTTATGCTGTTGATGATGTAGATTTTGAATTAAATCCTGGTGAGTCTATAGGGATTGCAGGCGAGAGTGCTTGTGGGAAAAGTACATTGGGGTTGTCATTAATTCGGATGCTTTCTGGAGGAACTGCTCAAGGGACGATAACTTTTGATGGTGATTCTATTTTAGATATGGATGAATCTGTTTTTAATGATGAATATAGGTGGAAAAAAATATCCATGATTTTTCAGGGTGCAATGAATTCTCTTGATCCTGTGTTTACAATTAATGAACAATTCATTGAAGTTTTGAAACAACATAATTTTGAAGGTGACTCTAAACAATTAATTTTAGATGCCATGAATTCAGTACATCTTGAAGAACATGTTCTAAAAAAATACCCCCATGAACTTAGTGGTGGAATGAAACAAAGAGTGATAATTGCAATGGCATTATTATTAAAACCAAAATTTGTAATTGCAGATGAACCCACTACTGCATTAGATGTTTTAATTCAAGCACAAATTATCAATTTACTCAAATCTCTCAAAAAAGATGGAATGTCAATTATGTTAATTACGCACGATTTAGCAGTTTTATCAGAAATTGCTGATAAAATTGGTATCATGTACGGGGGACAAATGGTTGAGTTTGGTTCTTCAGAAGAAATTTACAAAAATCCAAAACATCCTTACACGCAAGGTCTTTTGGAATCCATTCCTACTCTTAAAGGAAATATTCCAAAATATATCAAAGGAATTCCTCCTAGCTTACTTGATGCACCAACACAATGCAGATTTATTGATAGATGTCCATTAGCAATTGAAAAATGCAAAGAACTGCCTCCTAAATTTAAAACAAAAACTGGTTATGTTAGATGTTGGTTGTATGAAGATGAAAAATAA
- the aspS gene encoding aspartate--tRNA(Asn) ligase has product MVFVKTHDISELNQELIGKQVVLGGWIEDLRKLGKMSFITLRDVSGISQVIVKGELNDNLGEINRQSVVSIKGIVQETKARDFAFEVKADEIEVLGKAIHPLPVDPIGRLESNIDTRLNHRALDMRNQRTASIFKLRHHVLQSLRKTLADKKFLEITTPKIIGSASEGGADLFSLEYFGKTAYLAQSPQLYKEQMTIGLERVFEISNFYRAENSHTGRHLTEFTSIDIEAAFMDYEDVMNVLEELVLAVYKDISENCKTEQETIEHTIEVPSAPFERVTYTQCVEELKKEGEQIEFGDDLLDSHLRIIGKNHPGFFFLTDWPMKLKPFYIREKDEDATLSRSFDLQYGFLELSSGGTRLHNPEMLQERLKEQGLDPTQFADHLKTFDWGMPPHSGWGMGLDRLMTTLIGIDNVREVVLYPRDPDRLSP; this is encoded by the coding sequence ATGGTTTTTGTAAAAACTCACGATATTTCTGAATTAAATCAAGAATTAATTGGAAAACAAGTTGTACTAGGTGGATGGATTGAAGACCTTAGGAAATTAGGCAAAATGTCATTTATTACACTCAGAGATGTTTCAGGAATTTCCCAAGTGATAGTCAAAGGGGAATTAAATGATAATTTAGGTGAAATTAATCGTCAAAGCGTTGTCAGTATCAAAGGAATTGTTCAAGAGACAAAAGCCAGAGATTTTGCATTTGAAGTTAAAGCAGATGAAATCGAAGTGTTGGGAAAAGCAATCCACCCATTACCAGTTGATCCAATTGGTAGACTAGAAAGTAATATCGATACCAGATTAAATCACCGTGCTCTAGATATGAGAAATCAAAGAACAGCTTCAATTTTCAAATTACGTCATCATGTATTACAATCATTAAGAAAGACTTTAGCAGACAAAAAATTCTTAGAAATTACAACACCCAAAATCATTGGAAGTGCAAGTGAAGGGGGAGCAGATTTATTTTCATTAGAATATTTTGGAAAAACAGCATATCTTGCTCAAAGTCCACAACTGTACAAAGAACAAATGACAATAGGATTAGAGAGAGTTTTTGAAATTTCAAACTTTTATCGAGCAGAAAACTCACATACTGGACGACATTTAACAGAATTTACCAGTATTGACATTGAAGCTGCATTTATGGACTATGAAGATGTCATGAATGTATTAGAAGAACTTGTTTTGGCAGTATACAAAGATATTTCAGAGAATTGTAAAACAGAGCAAGAAACCATCGAACATACAATAGAAGTACCTTCAGCACCATTTGAGAGAGTGACATATACTCAATGTGTTGAAGAATTGAAAAAAGAGGGAGAGCAAATTGAATTTGGAGATGACTTGCTTGATTCACATCTAAGGATTATTGGCAAGAACCATCCAGGATTTTTCTTCTTGACTGACTGGCCTATGAAACTAAAACCATTCTACATTAGAGAAAAAGATGAAGATGCAACACTTTCACGCTCATTTGATTTACAATATGGATTTTTAGAATTATCTTCAGGAGGAACAAGACTCCACAATCCAGAAATGCTTCAAGAGAGATTAAAAGAACAGGGATTAGATCCTACACAATTTGCAGACCATTTGAAAACATTTGATTGGGGAATGCCACCACATTCTGGTTGGGGTATGGGACTAGACAGACTAATGACTACGCTGATTGGGATTGATAATGTACGTGAAGTAGTATTGTATCCACGAGATCCGGACAGATTGAGTCCATAG
- a CDS encoding DUF6659 family protein: MIKKDYENICNTIATISPYIRFVGVIGESGNLLAYKRRPDLVPLLNEKNTQYQFSHIAIKTDLEGFFDKNLGEIEFVWEERKKVQTISFAIKKSRVWISIDKKVIRSEMLRIIDSCLPIVKKFS, translated from the coding sequence ATGATAAAAAAAGATTATGAAAATATTTGTAACACTATAGCCACAATCAGCCCATACATCAGATTTGTAGGCGTGATTGGGGAAAGTGGAAATCTGTTAGCATACAAAAGAAGACCAGATTTAGTGCCACTTTTGAATGAAAAAAATACTCAGTACCAATTTTCACACATAGCAATTAAGACAGATTTGGAAGGGTTTTTTGATAAAAATCTAGGAGAAATAGAATTCGTATGGGAAGAAAGGAAAAAGGTTCAGACCATTTCTTTTGCCATCAAAAAATCAAGAGTGTGGATTTCAATTGATAAAAAAGTAATAAGATCTGAAATGCTAAGAATTATTGATTCATGCTTACCAATTGTTAAAAAATTCTCCTAA